One Petrotoga sibirica DSM 13575 genomic window carries:
- a CDS encoding complex I 24 kDa subunit family protein, translated as MEELLESKLKDIETYLNSLDLTDKTEEERRSLLIEVLHKVQENLGYIPNEVQKLVAKKLKIPSSQVYGVVTFYNFFSTKPKGKYPISVCLGTACYVGGANEILDEFKKILNVEEEEVTEDGLFSIHPVRCLGACGLAPVVKIGEKVYGRLKINDVRRIIRDYRAKEKNS; from the coding sequence ATGGAAGAACTTCTTGAAAGCAAATTAAAAGACATTGAAACTTATCTTAATTCACTCGATTTGACGGACAAAACCGAAGAAGAAAGAAGGAGCTTGCTTATTGAAGTTTTGCATAAAGTTCAAGAAAATCTAGGATATATCCCAAATGAAGTGCAAAAATTAGTGGCAAAAAAACTGAAAATTCCTTCTTCTCAAGTTTATGGTGTTGTGACTTTCTACAATTTTTTCTCCACAAAACCTAAAGGTAAGTATCCTATAAGTGTATGCTTAGGAACAGCTTGTTACGTGGGAGGAGCGAACGAAATCTTAGACGAATTCAAAAAGATTTTAAATGTTGAAGAAGAAGAAGTAACCGAGGACGGATTATTTTCTATTCATCCGGTTAGGTGTTTAGGTGCTTGTGGTTTGGCACCTGTCGTAAAAATAGGGGAAAAAGTATATGGGAGACTTAAAATAAACGATGTAAGAAGAATAATTAGAGATTATAGAGCCAAAGAGAAAAATAGTTGA
- a CDS encoding NADH-dependent [FeFe] hydrogenase, group A6 codes for MPKVYINGNEFEASEKDTVLTAVQKFGGYIPTLCYMNLKDVNIENKPSSCRVCMVEIEGRRTLAPACTTPVFEGIKIKTHSRMAVEARRTAVQLLLSDHPQDCLKCPKNGDCELQKIAAELHVVNNPYFGKTSNYDQDISAAIIRDPNKCIMCRRCETMCNDFQTVGVLSAIDRGFGAVVKPSFDLPLEETTCTFCGQCAAVCPTGALVERSYIDEVWKELENEEKHVVVQTAPAVRVALAEEFGYEPGTISTGKMVGVLKLMGFDKVFDTNFGADLTIMEEATEFKERLENGGFLPMLTSCCPGWVKFIEHQFPNLLEMPSSAKSPQQMFGAIAKSYYAQKNNIDPKNITVVSIMPCLAKKYEAAREEINTSPEYRDVDYVLTTRELAKMIKEAGINFKAVPEREYDSPLGESTGAAAIFGRTGGVAEAALRTAYEWITGNELKEVEFEQLHGYESIRVAEVEINGKKLRVGVAYGLGNARKLLEDVQSGKIELHLIEIMACPGGCVGGGGQPYHHGDLNVIKKRIDALNVVDKSKIIRKSHENPSIVRLYNEYLEKPGSEKSHQLLHTHYMEREWL; via the coding sequence ATGCCTAAAGTATATATAAATGGCAATGAATTTGAGGCTTCCGAAAAGGATACCGTCTTAACGGCTGTTCAAAAATTTGGGGGCTATATACCAACACTTTGTTATATGAACTTAAAGGATGTCAATATAGAAAATAAGCCTTCTTCATGTCGAGTCTGTATGGTTGAAATAGAGGGAAGAAGAACTTTGGCTCCTGCTTGTACAACACCAGTGTTTGAAGGAATTAAAATAAAGACACATTCGAGAATGGCGGTAGAAGCTCGAAGAACAGCTGTTCAATTGTTGTTATCCGATCATCCACAAGATTGTCTAAAATGTCCAAAAAATGGTGATTGCGAACTACAAAAAATTGCTGCTGAACTGCACGTTGTGAACAATCCTTACTTTGGGAAGACATCTAATTATGATCAAGATATATCTGCAGCAATAATTAGGGATCCTAACAAATGTATTATGTGCAGAAGATGCGAAACCATGTGTAACGATTTTCAAACGGTTGGTGTTCTCTCAGCAATAGACAGAGGTTTTGGCGCCGTTGTCAAACCTTCTTTTGACTTGCCTTTAGAAGAAACAACCTGTACATTCTGTGGACAATGCGCGGCTGTCTGTCCTACCGGTGCCTTAGTTGAGAGATCTTACATAGATGAAGTATGGAAAGAATTGGAGAATGAAGAGAAACATGTTGTAGTTCAAACCGCTCCTGCAGTGAGAGTAGCCTTAGCGGAAGAATTCGGTTACGAACCTGGAACTATTTCTACTGGGAAGATGGTTGGTGTTTTAAAACTAATGGGTTTTGATAAGGTCTTCGATACCAATTTTGGAGCAGATTTAACAATAATGGAGGAAGCCACTGAGTTCAAAGAAAGGTTAGAAAATGGAGGTTTCTTACCTATGTTGACCTCTTGTTGCCCAGGATGGGTTAAATTTATCGAACATCAATTCCCTAATTTGCTTGAGATGCCTTCTTCTGCCAAGTCCCCTCAACAGATGTTTGGGGCAATAGCAAAAAGTTATTATGCACAAAAAAATAATATTGATCCAAAAAATATAACCGTTGTATCTATAATGCCTTGTTTGGCAAAAAAATATGAAGCAGCTCGAGAAGAAATAAATACTTCGCCTGAATACAGGGATGTTGATTATGTATTGACTACCAGGGAACTGGCAAAAATGATCAAAGAAGCAGGAATTAATTTCAAAGCTGTCCCAGAAAGGGAGTACGATAGTCCTTTAGGAGAATCTACCGGTGCTGCAGCCATCTTTGGAAGAACGGGAGGAGTTGCAGAGGCAGCTTTAAGAACCGCTTATGAATGGATAACCGGGAATGAACTTAAAGAAGTAGAATTTGAGCAACTTCATGGATATGAGTCTATAAGAGTTGCAGAAGTTGAAATTAATGGGAAAAAATTAAGAGTTGGAGTTGCTTATGGCTTAGGTAACGCACGAAAGCTTTTAGAAGATGTTCAATCTGGTAAGATAGAATTGCATTTAATCGAAATTATGGCTTGCCCAGGGGGATGTGTCGGAGGCGGTGGCCAACCATACCATCATGGTGATCTCAACGTTATTAAAAAGAGAATAGATGCTTTGAATGTTGTTGACAAATCAAAGATCATTCGAAAGTCCCATGAAAACCCATCAATTGTTAGACTATACAATGAATATTTGGAAAAACCTGGAAGCGAAAAATCACATCAATTATTGCATACGCATTATATGGAAAGAGAATGGCTTTAA